Genomic segment of Microcebus murinus isolate Inina chromosome 14, M.murinus_Inina_mat1.0, whole genome shotgun sequence:
TACTcgtccttccccacctccccacacacTTCATCCTTGTCTAGGCACCGTGACTCTGGCAATGGTTATGGCGCTCTGACTACAACTAGAATAGACAGCCTCCTTTCCACAACCCCAGCTATCATGTGAACCTGGTAACTGCGTCTCCTGTCCTCGCCCTTCAGGTACAGGGTGGTAATGgcttcttgctctggctggtcccTGGGTAACTCACTAGCACCTGTCGGTTTCCTTAACCTTGTCCATACTTCTGCAATAGTCCCTTCATCAAATTGTCTTCAACATCCCAGGTAAACGTGCTTTCTGTTTTCTGGCAACACCTAATCGGTACACTTGTAGTacaaaattggaaaggaaaagtgaTAAATGGCACATGGGTTAGAGAACCGCTCAGGCTGAGTAGAGTAAGACATGTTTTCCAGCTAGCAGATGAGAGTAAGCTTCACGGATGAGAGGCAGTCAAGAAAGAGGTTAATTCTTCACCTTTCTAATAagaaatattctctctctctctctctctctctctctctctctctctctctctctctctctctctctccctccctccctccctcctatcCTCCCTCCTTCTGATTTGGGGCATTCAGAAAAAAACATCTGAATATTTCTCCTGGAAAGAACAACTCACTCCAGGGTTACAGAGTTTGCCTTTCTGATGAACCTGTGAAATGTCAGCATCTCTATGTGAGCCGGATCCCAAAGCTCCTGTGGAAATGCCATGGGGCCAGCGGTGCCCACAGGGCGAGGGGCACGGACAGTGAGCTGGGCTGCAGCAGCAGCGTGCAGAGGCCACCCCAGTGAGCCGGGACAgagacgctgatctgcccctttCCCTCCCATCGTCTCCTTCCCCTCGCTTCTCCTgggccctgcctctctccctctcatgaACAGCACACCTAGGGGaacccttttttccttttaaagacaaAGACATTTTGCTCCCACTAAGAGGAATCGAAATGATCTTTAAAAGGAGTGGGCACAATGGTCGGGAGGAATTACACCACGCCAGAGAGCTATGTGGGCCACCGgtaattccttttattttgatttctgggCGCTGTTGAGTTCCAGGGCTGGGCCCCAGTCAGCAGTAATAGTAATTCCACACTCACCTGGAGAGAAAACTGGACGTAAAAAGGAAACTCCgggctctctctccctccttcccttctctcacctctttctttctccctcttcccctccctctctttccatccacactttcttctctcttttttcagtCTGTTTATTTGAAGAGGCGAGGAGAATTacagttattatttaaaatgcaccTTGGATGGGATTCAAAGCTAGAGTTATTTCCAGTGAGATATtggaagaaacagaacaaaacaattGAATTTgtcaataaaattcaaaaagttaCGGCAAGTCTTACTTGGGCTTGTGCTGGTGAGGCCCAAAGACATCAGGGCACCTGAAGCTGGACAAAAGGTCCCCATCGGTCCTGCCATTCTCAAAGGAGTTCGGGATCCACAGCCGTGATGAGGTCCTGTGTCAGGTGAGTGTGGCTCTTGTTCCTGCATGGACTCCAGTCTTGGATGGGTCACTGTAATAACTGTGCCGCCAACCTCCAAGAAGCCTGCCCGACACCTCCTCATATGGGTGCCTCTGCTGTATGGCATGTCAGCTCTGCTGGAATCCGCTTGTTCACTTACCTGCCTCCCTGCCTAGACCTAAGTCCACCCAGACAGCGACTGTGTTGCACCCAGATTTCCTACTCAGGGGCCAATGGGCTCAGTGAGCACTCAGCAActctaatttaataaataaactgcaaaaaggtcatcaaagtctcaggatacccacccaccccccaggTCCTTATGcaaaaaaagaaggtaaaggCCTCAGGCACCCATGCAGAACTGGCCCTAGGGGTCATTCATTAAGTAAATTCCTTGCTGACCTGCCATAAACAAGGATCTGCAAATTGTAACTGTTACCTAACGCCTGAAGCCAGAGCCTGTTCCATTCCtcactaataatgaattacaagtttacCTTGCAGGTTAACCGAAGGGAGACAAGACAGAATCATTCTTCTACCTACCTCCCCAGGGATATCTACATAATTGAGGCTTCCCgccctccccttttctcctctAACAttcccttattttatgtaaagtgtagatttcctgggcctcacaaAAGTGTAACAATTTTGCTTTATCAGCTgccttccccttttcctttctctctacatgcCTTTAAATGCTGAACGTTTCAACTTCCCCTGCAGAAAAACTGCCACAGCTTGTCTGCAGGTTTGCTTTCTTCCTGGCATGTCTTCACCTTTGCCTTAATCAACCTCCactgattgagatttttgcctcagtcatttatttgAGCCGAAGACAAAACACATGGAAAGATACACATCTGCAAAGAAACCTTGGCAAGTTTCTGAATGGTTTTAGCTCTTCCTTATAGATAGAATCAACCCAGCATTGACCCAGTTTCTGCTCTTCTCTGTATTCCAAGATCTTACCACCATTCTGCTGAAAACTCTCAGAGAGATTTCAAGAGTTGCAGAACAAAACCTCATCTGCTAAATCTGGCAAACAAGGATTCCATGAGAACCTCAGCCAAACTCACCATTATCAGCACACAGACACCCTACCTGGCAGTCTGTACTTCAGCCCTATGGAACTCTTATAGCTCCCTTCTCCTTAGGCCATattcctgccacctccctgtgATCCCCCTCCCCTACAAAGCCCTTCCCCTACCCTTGTCTTAACTGGTGAGCTCCGTTTTGTTTGTGAAGGTTCtcctcaccctccaccctccaaccacacatatttataaaataatttatgatccTTGATTGTGAATCCTAGAACATCACCTGGGTGTGTtaaccaaataaacaaatgaacagaatAACCCAGCCAAATAAGGAGAGCAaagatttcttgatttttttttttttagtattggtTTTTGCACTGTGTTCTTATTACAACACTAATATatcttcattatattaaaaatagtaattactACACTATGTATTATACCCCCATTTTACCACATGGGATAGCAAAATAGAACCTCATGgtttacatttgtgtttttattataagtgagacagattttttttcctaaagtttaATAGCCATCTGTATGTTTTTACTAAATGATCTACTTCtatcctttccttatttttattgatatactcAATCTGTTAAttattaacatatgaaaattcttatataaaattaataattactattttctATCAAATTTTCAAATCTCTTTCAAGCTTACTTTATTCCATTTACTATTATTTACTTTTGCCTTCTTTGTgagatacaaatatatttaactgtTGGTAGGCAaatgtatcaattttttaataCGGTTTCTGCCTTTAAATTCATATATGAAAGGTTTTCTcgtttatttattgtttcatttttagatttcatTTCGTATCTTTCTGGAATTTATTTGGTCATAGGGTATATAATTTCTGCACAGAGATAACTAATTGTCccagcatgatttattgaataattcataCTTTCTCCTTTATTTGAAATGTCACATTTATCAGATGCTAgaatgtttatatatacccatgaGGTTGTTGCTGACCTGTCAAAGTCTGATTccactgaaaaaaatattcttgccTCAACACAGCACTGTAAAAATTCAgaggttttttaaaagaaagattattttagcGTAACAAGACATTTTCACATTTCACAATGTAAATCAtacttccccttctccctcttgtcccccatttcttcttctttttttttttcacactgtaatatctttaattaagtacaaataactttttaacatgttattatgttacatggagaccatttcacccactgctctgtttggCTGCCAGTCTCTTACCCCTCTCTTCAGCAATGATGAGGCGGATACCTTTTCCTcgaggaagagaaatccatggtTTGTTGCCTTTGCCAATAACGAAAATGTTGGAGAGGTGAGTGACAAAGCTGTTGCCATTGGCATCTTTCACGTGAACCACATCAAAAGACCCGGGATGTCTGTCTCTGTTGGTGATCACACCAATTCTCCCCAGGTTAGCGCCTCCAGTCACCATACACAGGTTACCAgtgtcaaacttgatgaaatcagtaatcttgccagtctccaaatcaatctgaatggtgtcattcactttgatgagtggatcaggatagcggatggtacgagcatcatgagtcaccagatgagggattccttttgtgcccacaaagatttttctcactttgcacaacTTGTACTTGGCCTCCTCAGGTGTGATACGATGAACAGCAAAGTGACCCTTGGTGTCATAAATCGGACggaaattctctccagtcttgtcaATGCTGATGACATCCATAAATCCAGCAGGGTAGGTTATATCAGTTCGGACCTTGCCATCGATTTTAATGAAGCGCTGCATGCAGATCTTCTTCACTTCATCTCCTGTCAGGGCATacttaagcctgtttcttaggaaaatgatgagtGGGAGACACTCTCTCAGCTTGTGGGGACCGGTGGATGGACGAGGAGCAAACACACCGGTCAGCTTATCCAGCATCCAATGCTTTGGAGCTGCTACACTCTCCAGATGCTTCTTGGGACCACGGGCCATGGCTGCGCTAAGCACGGAAAGAggctattcttcttttttttaacttttgcttaTCCTGCTCTCCCTTCAGATTTATTCTTCCATATGAAATAtggattatgttttaaaatttcaaaatatataaaatattgagtagatgaaataaatgctttaaatgGACTGAACAAAAAATTGTACCGTTAGATTCTGAGTACatctcattttatattcccagaTAAGTTTATAAAAGCTAAATTCATGCGATAACATCTGAcgttctttgtagattttatgAAAGGAGCCTCTTTTCCCCTGTATTAATTTCCTGGTGCTGTTGTAATTCCCAGAAAtacagtgacttaaaacaacacaaatttatcctcttatggttctggagttcagaagtccaaaatgggtttcATTGGTGTAAAGGGCCATGCTCCCCAggaggctctaggagagagtCCCTTTCCTCCCATTTCCAGGTTCTTGAGCTGCATTCCTTGCATGTCTCAGGACACTTCTTTTGTCTCCAGAATCAGCAGGCCAGCATCTGCAaatctgtctctgtctttctgctCCCATCCTCACATTACCCACTCTAGTAaattctccctctgcctccctcttacaaGGCCCTTTAGGATTACATTTAgggcccactcagataatccTGGATAATTTCCTCATCCCAATAGCCTTAGTTTAATCTCATATGCAAAACCCCtcttgccatataaggtaacattcacaggttccagggattaggacctggATATTTCAGGGGATCATTCTTTAGCCCACCACAACATCCAATGCCTATGACTTgaagtaaaatgttatttttttgtaataattttctaGGTAGATGACTAAAGCAACAAATCTTGTCTCCCTTTAAGGAGTTAAACTTTGTAGTTATTTTCCGTATCATATTTTTTAGGCATAACTTCAAGAAAAATAAGTGATATAGGTAACGGTGGGTACAATTTtcttgttcttgattttaatgGAAATTCCTCAGGTGTTTCACCAATAAGTGATAACGTTTCAAAGCcatttaaacattcattttattgatattgTATTATTGCATtcacatattattaaaataaaatggaattcaaAATGAACTCACATTGAAATTCTCAGATATGCTGCCCTTCACTGAATCTCTGCTCAGATGTCTAGAACACTTTGGATTTATAAAGCCAGGAGATATACCTATTGCCTTTGGGTGGCCAGAATTCATCctcctgttcattcattcaaaaatatctaGTGTCCTTTTCCTGTGAACCATTCACTATTTTAGGTCTTAGAaatatcccccccaaaaaacaaaacaaaacaaaaaaaacagtagaaTCAGAATAAGAGgtggttataaaaaaaaaaatctgtgataaATGTGTTCAATGTTATGAAAGTAAAAACAgttcatgaaaataaatggaaaaaagaagtaGAGGAACAAAGTAGATTATATATGGAACTATGTATTATGTTTTTCAAGACATAAAGCCAAAGTAGAATAAAACAAGGCCTCTggatgaaatagaataaaagtatACATTCTTATCCCATGTTTATGggagaaaaacatattttggtGGGTAACTGAGAAAGTTATTCTAATTCTGTAATTAAAAACCTTATGGGAAAGTGTATGTTTTTGAGAAAGTCTTGGACTTGTCTCTTTTCTTTACTCCCATGGCAAAAATGACATCATGTGGCCAACAAGATTTCCAATACTGTGTTATCTTGTTAGGTCTAGTAGAGGGTACACAGGTGGCAAGGAGGTGGCTAAGGGCAGAGAGCAGGAACAgaattgtagctaggaaccaaattGCGGCTAAGAACCgttccctggtgggaacatacaCAGTAAAAAGTTCCTAGTAACCTTTAATTGACTTAGAGCTTATTACCATCTAATCAGTATAACATAGGTGGAGCTCCAtggagaattctagaaaaaaacacaTGTGCAGGAAGAGACCATGTTATATAACCTATCCTGTTATGTAACCTATCATGTGATCTATTATATAACACCAACCTGCCAATCACTCCCAAAGGTGCAAAATAGCAACCAATCCTGCCAGGGGAAAGACGGGACAAATGGGTGGGTTTATAAAAGGCAACATGTGCTCAGCCTTTAGCATTTTTCTCCACTCCTGGAGAACGACCCATTCCATTCTTTCTGGAATGTATTTTCCCTTTGTGTAGCTTTCCTTACTTTCATTATAccttttatgtgataaactgtgTTAAGTTGCCCTGTATTTATGATCGCTCCGTTGTCATTGGCTCAACTTGGTAccagtactcattcttgacactgggaactgGAGGACCAGGGAACATCCACACAGATGAACCTACCAGTCTCACCCCTCCAAAATTATTGTTAAAGGGACAGAAGCTAGAAATAAAGAGACTGATTCCTTTTAAATACTGCATTTTTGGAATTGACTCTACTTGACCATAATAGATGTATTAGgtacagtagtcctcccttattCGAAGTTTTGTGCACCAAaatttcagttacccatggtcaactgtggtctgaaaatatgaaaagaaaaattccaggagtaaacaattcataagtttgaAATTTGCACTGTTCTAAATAATGTGATGAAATCTAACACCACCCCACTCCACTTCCACCCGGGATGTGattcatccctttgtccagttcATCCAGGCTGCATATGCCACCCACGCATTACTCATCAACAACGTCTGCTCCTGACATCCAGCCACCCATTGACATCGTCATGGCTTGATGATCCAGCATCACCAGGAGCAGATGATCCTCATTCTGAAGTATTGTCAGAAGGTCAATAATAGCCTAACGCTACATCACAATGCCTAGAACATTCACCTCACTTCATCTTATGATTTAGGCATTTTACCATCTCACATCACAAGAAGAAGGGTGAGTACGGTACAATAGATAATtttagagagaggaaaagagagaccacgttcacataacttttattgcaGTATATTGATGTaattatcctattttatttttagccattattcttcatctcttactgtgcctaatgcataaattaaacttcatcataggtatgtatgtctaggaaaaatatagtaaatacagGGTTTGTTACTGTCCCAAGTCTCAAGTAACCACTAGGGGTCTCGGAACATATCTCCTGCAGATAAAGGAGGACTACTATTTTGACAACTATTTTCTTTTGTGAGAGTAATATATGGTTTGTCTAATATCCTTACCTTTGCATGGTTTTGATATCTGAGTGATGCTTAGTCTCTAATTAATATATAGTTTGTATAATATCCTTACCTTTGGTTTTGATAACTAAGAAATGTTTAATCTCTAAGTAGTGTgtcatttctgaattttatacACTTGTCAAGGTTattagacatatttttaataatgcataATTCAGGCCCTCTTGGGGACATTCAGACTCAAAATCTCTGTTGTTGGGTCCTGAAGATATGCATTTTGAACAGGGAGCAAGGTAATTTTTATGCACACTGAAGTTTATGACCCACATGTATAATGATTAATTTCATGGGCTTCATGATCTAAAAATTATCCAGtcatctgacttttttttttttttttttgagacagagtctcactttgttgtccaggctagagtgagtgccgtggcgtcagcttagctcacagcaacctcaaactcctgggctcgagcgatccttctgcctcagcctcccgagtagctgggactacatgcatgagccaccatgcccggctaatatttttttttatatatatatcatttggccaattaatttctttctatttatagtagagacggggtctcactcttgctcaggctggttttgaactcctgaccttgagcaatccgcccgcctcagcctcccaagagctaggattacaggcgtgagccaccgcgcccggcctcatctgaCTTTTGACAACATTCTTTAAATAACTTAAACTCAATTTTTTCACTTGTGGAGTAAAGATAatagttttgcaaaatattttgagaagctttaagaattatttaaaatatatttgcaaagaaCTCAGTTGTGACcaaggttttttattttcataagtgCTTCTTTAGATACCTTTTAAAATTGAGTCCATATTTATAGCTCTTGTGTCATGGTAAGTCTCTACCTAACTGTGTTCAAGGCTCACACTCACCATCAGTTCAGTTTTAATGTAACATAACAATTATCAGTTTAATTTGATTTGGCTCTTTCATGGCTAAAGAAATCCTTGAGtgttttgttattcttttgtGGAGAGTACTCAAAGTCAGAATAGTTAGTGTTCTGACTCAAGCAATATTAAACCACACAGTGGATTGAGAGAGCTGGAATGTGATTTTGACTGCCCTTACCAGGACAAGTCATAATGCCTTAGGCTATAGAAAGAGGAAATTGGAACTGAGTTTCTTATATAAAGTTAGGTACCACCAAAGATCACTCTCTTTATGAAATGGAAAGCAGAATACGGACATGGAAAGTAGAAATGGATAGGAGCAAAGAAGTTTACCATCCACCTGGAGTCCTGAGAGGACAGCGACCCAGCAGGAATGTCAAACCTTAGCCTATGCCAGGCCTGAAGGTACTGTCCAAATTTACAATACTAACCGGGTACGGGAATCTAAgctaagaaattaacataaacATATGCCCACCATGATGAAAACTATGGAATCTCAGCAGAGACAAAAGCTAATCCTCTCTCTCCCAGAAGGACCCCTCCACAACTGAAGGAactgaaatatcaaaagaaaGCATGCCTTAATGGTGACAACCTATCCATCAACTAAACAAATGACACAAAGAAAGAAACCTCTATAAGAGAGccaaaaattacaacaaatataGGAATGTGAACCCCAagcactagaaaaaaataaatcaacttgCTATTTCAGAATAACATAAATATGTCCTATTGTGAGCAGGTCTGTGCAAACCCACCCCCATAGATAGAGGAAGCTGAGAGGCTGAAGAAAGGGAATGACAAATCCAGTTCcttagaaagaaacatttaatagggacttaCAAAGCCATGGCTCAGGCAGCAGTGAGAGGAGATGAAATGGTGAATTCCTGCACCATAACCCTCCAGACCTAGAGCTTATACACCATAGGGAAGAAATGTGTAGGACAATTGAAGTGGTCACCTcagggagagaaaagaatgctatGTGAATCTGCATAGGGGCAGGATTTAATAGATAAAGGAGAAATCTTAGAGGCATTCCTGTAACAggggttaatcagaagtcaacatgATGATGgattagcatccaagatggagttACTTTAGCCTCCACAGTGaatgacaataataaaagaagagaaaatataaatacaagaagaaagacaaaatgaaaaagaacatgaGGATATTTGAAGgaaccaaataaaataatagaaataaaagcaataatcatTTGAAATATGACCAAGAAAAGCCCTCAATGGACAGGTTAAACAATAAACACACACAGTTGATAAGATAAATAGTTAATTGAAGCATACATTTGAGAAAAAGTCATGGAGAGAGTATAATTGAGAGgcaattaaacagaaaaatgtaaatgaaaaggtAAGAACATggaatatggaaaaaaatcatcaaaataagTCAAATAGGATTTATAGAAACTAAGAATAATaggaaatgttaagaaaatatacTTCAAAGGATAATGTCAAAAAATTTCTagtattaaaaaaacatatgaatTCTTAGATTAAAGGACCACCCAAAACACCaagaagaatgaattaaaaagagaaaatttagttGATGCCAactgttggcaagaatgtgggaAGTCCAGAACTCTTGTGCACTAGTACGTGAAGGGCAAATTGGTATAGTCACTCTGGAAGACAATCTagtaatataatgtaaaattaatcATGCATGTGTCTTAGGCCAAATGATCTGACTTTGGGAAATACACATCGTCACTGCCACCCCCACAGTATTCTTTAACTGGCCCACAAGGGGGCATTCCCTGCAGTGTTTCCCATGCTTCTCTTTAGGTTCATCTCCAAAAGACAATTAAAATGCAGTGGATGATAATTCCGTTTCTGCCTTAAATGAAGAAAAGGGGCGCATATATATAACCTCCCacctaaaacaatttttaaaatgacaaattatatgAAACAACAGTTTATAAGACACTGGACATCTGGCaatgaaaaactgttttccaagaaACAAGTGAGGTAAGCCCCACAGCTGCTCTCGCTCAGTGATGAGGTTTTTGGGCCACAGACAGGGCAGGAGACTCTAGAAGGAGCTCACCATACCTGCTGAGTGAAGGAGACAGTGCCGACCATCCAGCGATAGCAGAGAGTTTGTAGGACAGAGGATCCAAAGAGCAGATGTGCAGAGGGTCTTCCTCGAGTATTCAGGAGGGCAGTGATCAGCACACGCACGTAAGGAAATGACTACAGGACAGGAGGGGGGAAAGACATGCAAAAGATTTGAGAACAGTGACCAGCATGCACACAGCATCAGAAATCATACTGTTTTCACTATCCAGACTAGAACAATTCCTAGCCAATGGAGCATTAGGTCTTGGCTCAGCAGTGGGGAATAATGAGCCCTAGATTGAGTACAGCTCTGGGCATGTCTAACAAATCATAAAAGTAAGACTCAAAAGGATAAATCTGCTTTAAAATAACTTAGTGGCATCCCAGAACAAAAGTGAagatttatagaaatgaaaatatattcagtaCTCAAACAGATAAAATTGACAATATCTGGCCTTTCATCAAAaattaccaggaaaaaaaaaatgctgggaaATCTGAtccataataatgaaaataatcaatTAACTGAAACTGTTGAAAATGTTAAGATCAACAAAGatgttaaaatagataatataaccGTATTCCATACATTCAAAAAGctaaatagagaaatagaagaCTTAAGACATACATGAAACTGCTAGAGATGAAAATTCTAATGctcataataaattttaaaaaaagacattagatAGGATCAATGGTTAATTAgatgcagcaaaagaaaaatttagtaaACTTGAAGATCTGGCAATAAAAACTACATGTGctaaaacacacagagaaaaaagaatccaGAAGACGAAATGAAAAAATCAGCAAGCTGTGGGACTACAAGCATCtaattaattatatgtataaatggAGTCCCAGTAGAGATGGGGAGGTGAGGAGAAAAGCATTTGAATAAACAATGGTCAAAGTTTTCCAAATTACGTTTGTGATTACACCTAAAATATAAGATTGCATATAACATATAAGATTATTTTCTTGTAACCTAAATCTCTTTTAAAGactattatttaaacaaaagtaaCAACAGCATATTGTGagatttataacatatatataaataaaatgtatggcaGCAATAGCCTACAACTAGGAGGGAAAATGGAAGTTTATACTGTTAAAAGGTTTTTACACTCTTAGCTTCTTACTTTTGAATGTTGTATTTCCCCCACTCTCTagtctttctttcaaaaattcttattatataaattttgacTCTTTTAAATCTAAACTCCATGTTTCTCAAGCTCTCGTATTTTCCAACATTATTGAGTTTTTTCTCCCATCTGTTCTGTATTCTGGTTAATTGCTCATATGTTTATTTCAGTTTACAATTCTCTCTTCATTTGTATCTAATTTGCTGTTTAAATTGTTGATTGGATTTTTTATTccaatgactttattttttatttctagaaatttgattTGCTTCGTTTTGCAGATCTGCTTATTGTTTTTTATAGTGCCTGCATTTTCATAGGagtttaattacttttaaaatattttggttgtaTTAAACTTAATTAGTATGTGTtctctttttgattattttattattgcaaGTGTTTCAGGCCTTAATATTACTGTTAATTGAGTCTGCTAACTCCCACTTTGGGTGaattgtttaacttttaaaatttttattgtaagcATAGATTATAAAACTGTCCTGCCAGAGAGATTTTGTGTTTACTTCTGTAGGGACATCACTTACCCAGAATtgctgttcattttattttctaaatatttagaa
This window contains:
- the LOC105871418 gene encoding small ribosomal subunit protein eS4, X isoform-like; this encodes MARGPKKHLESVAAPKHWMLDKLTGVFAPRPSTGPHKLRECLPLIIFLRNRLKYALTGDEVKKICMQRFIKIDGKVRTDITYPAGFMDVISIDKTGENFRPIYDTKGHFAVHRITPEEAKYKLCKVRKIFVGTKGIPHLVTHDARTIRYPDPLIKVNDTIQIDLETGKITDFIKFDTGNLCMVTGGANLGRIGVITNRDRHPGSFDVVHVKDANGNSFVTHLSNIFVIGKGNKPWISLPRGKGIRLIIAEERGKRLAAKQSSG